Proteins from one Gimesia maris genomic window:
- a CDS encoding NAD-dependent succinate-semialdehyde dehydrogenase, which yields MTYTSINPFTNETLKEYDPLTREQTVDAIEQAGEAFDCWRHTSFDERKNLMLQYASKLRERIDEYSRLITLEMGKRISESREEINFCAEIAEFYANGAEKFLADQPMDVDDADAYVQYAPIGVLLGIMPWNFPFYQVTRFAAPNIMAGNTVLVKHASNVPQCAQAIHDLFSDCGAPEGVFTNLFIPKEFIKSVIENDCIQGVSLTGSDKAGAIVAGEAGQKLKRSVLELGGNDPFIVLEDADMKHVIKMAVQGRMTNTGQSCAASKRFIIVQKVADEFLSAFKEEMSRLKLGDPLDPETDVAPLSTEEAAVNLDEMVQKTINAGATVVLGGGRPDREGAFYNPTILTDITRDMPTYDQELFGPVASVYVVKDEKEAIQVANDSSYGLGGSVYTKDIDRARHVAEQVDTGMMFINQPTNSQAELPFGGIKHSGYGRELSHLGILEFVNKKLIHAMKS from the coding sequence ATGACTTATACCAGTATCAATCCTTTCACGAACGAGACCCTTAAAGAATATGATCCACTCACACGCGAACAGACAGTCGATGCGATTGAGCAGGCTGGCGAGGCTTTCGATTGCTGGCGGCATACTTCCTTTGACGAACGCAAAAATCTGATGTTGCAATATGCTTCAAAACTGCGAGAGCGGATCGATGAATATTCCAGACTGATTACACTGGAGATGGGGAAACGAATCTCCGAAAGTCGTGAAGAAATTAATTTCTGTGCCGAAATTGCCGAGTTCTACGCCAATGGTGCCGAAAAGTTTCTGGCGGACCAGCCGATGGATGTCGACGATGCTGACGCGTATGTTCAATATGCGCCGATTGGCGTTCTGTTAGGAATTATGCCCTGGAACTTTCCTTTTTATCAGGTCACTCGCTTTGCTGCTCCCAATATCATGGCGGGGAATACCGTCCTGGTAAAACATGCCAGTAATGTCCCCCAGTGTGCACAGGCGATTCACGATCTGTTCAGCGACTGCGGCGCACCCGAGGGTGTGTTCACGAATCTTTTTATTCCCAAGGAATTCATCAAATCAGTCATTGAAAACGACTGCATCCAGGGAGTTTCGCTCACGGGAAGTGATAAGGCGGGTGCCATTGTCGCGGGAGAAGCAGGGCAAAAACTCAAACGTTCGGTGCTGGAACTGGGCGGCAACGATCCGTTTATCGTGCTGGAAGATGCGGATATGAAACATGTGATTAAAATGGCGGTCCAGGGGAGAATGACCAACACAGGGCAATCCTGTGCAGCGTCAAAACGTTTTATTATCGTCCAGAAAGTTGCTGATGAATTCCTGTCCGCTTTTAAAGAGGAAATGTCCAGGCTCAAGCTGGGTGATCCACTGGATCCGGAAACCGATGTGGCACCTCTGTCGACCGAGGAGGCCGCGGTCAACCTGGATGAAATGGTGCAGAAAACCATCAATGCCGGAGCAACAGTGGTACTGGGAGGAGGACGGCCCGACCGTGAAGGCGCCTTCTACAATCCGACTATTCTGACAGACATTACACGCGATATGCCGACTTATGATCAGGAATTATTCGGTCCTGTCGCCAGTGTGTATGTCGTGAAAGATGAAAAAGAAGCGATTCAGGTCGCCAACGATTCGTCTTATGGACTGGGAGGTTCAGTCTACACGAAAGATATTGATCGGGCCCGTCACGTAGCGGAACAGGTCGATACGGGCATGATGTTCATTAATCAGCCGACAAATTCACAGGCAGAATTACCCTTTGGCGGGATAAAACATTCCGGCTACGGTCGTGAGTTATCCCATCTCGGAATTCTGGAATTTGTCAATAAAAAACTGATTCATGCGATGAAATCCTGA
- a CDS encoding cytochrome P450 gives MTPIPRLQKWDSTLDLLRDPYRFISRNCQNEQSDLFEARLLLQKTYCMRGQEAAQVFYDPDLFSRKGAAPKAVMKTLFGEGGVQSLDEDAHRHRKQMFLSIMTTEQIEQLRVLTERQLTAAVPHWKDMSEVPLYEEFQRVLTMAVCEWAGVPLADSEVRLRTKQLTSLFNDAAKIGMGHIRARLARRQTNAWITDLIQQIRDKQVSLPEHSPALKIAWHRNLKNELLEPQVAAVELLNLLRPVVAISVYMTLIAHALHFHPGYREKLKSGSDECETAFVQEVRRYYPFFPFTAAIVQTYFEWNGYEFPRGKRVLLDLYGTNHDSRIWKEPDLFQPDRFLQREPTPYDFIPQGGGEYAANHRCPGEWITVSLMKLTSRFLTQAIRYKVRDQKLEIDFSQMPALPRDQFVVSSVQAIGSVTASLSRSQRVRI, from the coding sequence ATGACTCCGATTCCACGATTACAGAAATGGGACAGCACCCTTGATTTATTGAGAGATCCTTATCGATTCATTTCCAGAAACTGTCAGAACGAACAGTCAGATTTGTTTGAGGCAAGGCTGCTGTTGCAGAAAACGTATTGTATGCGAGGACAGGAAGCCGCTCAGGTGTTTTATGATCCCGATCTGTTTAGTCGCAAGGGGGCGGCACCGAAAGCCGTCATGAAAACATTGTTCGGAGAGGGAGGCGTACAGAGTCTGGATGAGGATGCACACAGGCATCGCAAGCAGATGTTTTTGTCGATCATGACGACAGAGCAGATCGAACAGTTAAGAGTTCTGACAGAACGCCAGTTGACGGCTGCGGTACCCCATTGGAAAGATATGTCTGAGGTGCCGCTGTACGAAGAGTTTCAGCGGGTATTAACCATGGCTGTCTGTGAATGGGCAGGCGTGCCCCTGGCAGATTCTGAAGTGCGGTTACGAACTAAGCAGTTGACGTCTCTATTCAATGATGCGGCGAAAATCGGAATGGGACATATTCGTGCACGCCTGGCGCGGCGACAGACGAATGCCTGGATAACGGACTTGATTCAGCAGATTCGAGACAAGCAGGTTTCGCTCCCCGAACATAGCCCGGCATTAAAGATCGCCTGGCATCGAAATCTGAAAAATGAACTGCTGGAGCCACAGGTTGCTGCCGTAGAATTGTTGAATCTTTTAAGACCGGTCGTCGCGATATCCGTTTATATGACGCTCATTGCGCATGCATTGCATTTTCATCCTGGATATCGGGAAAAGCTGAAATCAGGTTCCGATGAATGTGAAACAGCTTTCGTTCAGGAAGTGCGACGCTACTATCCTTTTTTTCCTTTTACAGCGGCGATTGTGCAGACTTATTTTGAATGGAACGGCTATGAGTTTCCTCGTGGAAAGCGTGTGCTGCTGGATTTGTATGGTACAAATCACGACAGCCGGATCTGGAAAGAACCGGATCTGTTTCAACCCGATCGTTTTTTACAACGGGAGCCGACTCCTTATGATTTCATTCCGCAGGGAGGTGGGGAATATGCTGCCAATCATCGGTGTCCGGGGGAGTGGATCACGGTCAGTCTGATGAAGCTGACTTCCCGGTTTCTGACACAAGCAATTCGCTACAAAGTGCGAGATCAGAAACTGGAGATCGACTTTTCTCAAATGCCGGCTTTACCCCGGGACCAATTCGTCGTTTCCTCTGTTCAGGCTATCGGAAGCGTTACGGCGTCACTCTCTCGGTCCCAGCGCGTCCGGATTTAA
- a CDS encoding NADP-dependent oxidoreductase, translating to MQSRQIQLTSYPEGLPTLDNFELVETELQSPGENEFLVQNEWLSVDPYMRGRMREGESYVKPFQIGEPMEGACVGKVVESRHPQYSEGDYVLGNQGWRDAWLSEGTGVMKVDPEAVPLQAYLSILGMTGMTAYVGLLKIGELKEGDRVFVSAASGAVGSIVCQIAKIHGCFVVGSAGSKQKIDWLKEKADIDAAFNYKEVDDVSARLKELAPEGIDLYFDNVGGDHLQAALDNLNDFGRIVSCGMISTYNDKSPQPGPDNLFKIISRRLRMQGFIVRDHDDIREEFQIRMTEWIQAGKMHWEETVTTGLEKTPQAFIDLFHGSKMGKAIVKVSE from the coding sequence ATGCAATCGAGACAAATTCAGCTCACAAGTTATCCCGAGGGACTGCCGACTCTGGATAATTTTGAACTGGTGGAAACAGAACTCCAGTCTCCCGGTGAAAATGAATTTCTGGTTCAAAATGAATGGCTGTCCGTCGATCCCTATATGCGGGGCCGGATGCGTGAAGGTGAGAGTTATGTAAAGCCGTTTCAGATTGGTGAGCCGATGGAAGGTGCCTGTGTCGGCAAAGTAGTCGAATCGCGGCATCCGCAGTATTCCGAAGGGGATTATGTTCTGGGAAACCAGGGCTGGCGGGACGCATGGCTGTCAGAGGGAACTGGGGTGATGAAAGTCGATCCTGAAGCGGTTCCCCTGCAGGCATATCTGAGTATTCTGGGGATGACCGGTATGACCGCGTATGTCGGACTGCTGAAAATCGGCGAATTGAAAGAGGGAGACCGCGTCTTTGTATCAGCGGCTAGTGGTGCCGTCGGGTCGATTGTCTGTCAGATTGCAAAAATTCATGGTTGTTTTGTGGTGGGGAGTGCCGGCTCAAAACAGAAGATTGACTGGCTGAAAGAGAAAGCCGATATTGATGCCGCTTTTAATTACAAGGAAGTGGATGACGTGTCGGCACGGTTGAAAGAACTGGCTCCGGAAGGCATTGATCTTTATTTCGACAATGTGGGAGGGGACCATCTGCAGGCAGCACTCGATAACCTGAATGACTTCGGCCGCATCGTCTCATGTGGAATGATCTCGACGTATAACGATAAGTCACCTCAGCCGGGGCCGGACAACCTGTTTAAAATCATCTCCAGACGATTGCGAATGCAAGGTTTTATCGTCCGCGATCATGATGACATCCGGGAAGAGTTTCAAATCAGAATGACCGAATGGATCCAGGCGGGAAAGATGCATTGGGAAGAGACAGTAACGACAGGACTGGAAAAGACTCCCCAGGCATTTATCGATTTATTTCACGGCAGCAAAATGGGAAAAGCGATCGTGAAAGTGAGTGAATGA
- a CDS encoding amylo-alpha-1,6-glucosidase, which yields MDDVIQIDDQWYYAAGSQKTDSRNQVLKQGDTFAVLDLLGDISRTGLGEQGVYHLGTRHLSHWELLINDRRPMLLNSTMKEDNSVLMVELTTPDIHQGDRLLLPKGQLHASRSIIIEGAILYENLKLTNYSNAPLEFNIKYHYAADFRDIFEVRGNHRSQRGSMLPVEVNCDSAILKYRGLDQIERSTEIDVQGKEQTVSDKEANIHIELEPGESDTLRTIVACQNDQIPITKRSHQQAIQQVSNFIDQFNQERTRIETSNEQFNDWINRSTSDLMMLTSETPHGPYPYAGVPWFSTPFGRDAIITALQTLWIHPQLSKGVLNFLAATQATELDPVAESEPGKIFHEIREGEMAALGEIPFRRYYGTVDATPLFVILAAHYYWRTGDLEFLEKIWTNIKRAIAWIDSYGDPDRDGFLEYMRQNEHGLKQQGWKDSDDSVFHADGKNAEGAIALSEVQGYVYAAKNRAADLAEIFGEKEWASQLRAEAIDLKRKFNERFWVDTIGTFAIALDGDKNPCAVRNSNAGHLLYTGIVEEQYVKRVAETLMDEDTFNGWGIRTISRGELRYNPMSYHNGSIWPHDTALCGAGLSRYGYQTECTRLLAGMFDVSCFLEWHRLPELFCGFDRISGHAPTLYPVACAPQAWAAGSVFMLLQSCLGLKFYSHLSEIRFENPMLPPAIQWISIKNLRMGEATIDCTLRRHPRDVGMNVDRKEGNVKIVLVS from the coding sequence ATGGATGACGTCATTCAGATCGACGATCAGTGGTATTACGCAGCCGGTTCCCAGAAAACCGATTCTCGAAACCAGGTTTTAAAACAGGGAGATACATTTGCTGTTCTTGACCTGCTGGGGGATATCTCCCGTACCGGGCTCGGAGAGCAGGGGGTTTATCACCTGGGGACTCGCCATCTTTCTCATTGGGAACTGCTGATCAATGATCGTCGGCCGATGCTGTTGAATTCTACAATGAAAGAGGACAACAGCGTATTGATGGTCGAACTGACAACGCCTGATATCCATCAAGGTGATCGACTACTGTTACCAAAGGGGCAACTGCATGCTTCGCGTTCCATTATCATTGAAGGCGCCATTCTGTATGAAAACCTGAAGCTGACGAACTATTCAAATGCGCCTCTGGAATTCAATATCAAATATCACTATGCGGCTGATTTTCGCGATATATTTGAAGTGCGCGGCAATCATCGCAGTCAGCGGGGATCGATGCTGCCTGTCGAAGTCAATTGCGATTCCGCCATCCTGAAATATCGGGGGCTGGATCAAATAGAACGCAGCACGGAAATCGATGTCCAGGGGAAAGAGCAAACCGTATCTGACAAAGAAGCGAACATCCACATTGAACTTGAGCCAGGTGAATCCGATACCTTGCGGACCATCGTTGCCTGTCAGAATGATCAGATTCCGATCACGAAACGCAGTCATCAACAGGCAATCCAGCAGGTTTCGAATTTTATCGATCAGTTCAATCAGGAGAGAACCCGAATCGAAACTTCCAATGAACAGTTTAATGACTGGATTAACCGTTCCACTTCCGATCTGATGATGCTGACGTCTGAAACTCCCCATGGTCCTTATCCTTATGCCGGGGTCCCCTGGTTTTCCACTCCTTTTGGTCGCGATGCGATCATTACTGCTCTGCAGACGTTGTGGATTCATCCGCAGCTTTCAAAAGGCGTTCTCAACTTTCTGGCAGCTACGCAGGCTACAGAACTGGATCCTGTCGCCGAATCGGAGCCAGGAAAGATATTTCACGAAATCCGTGAGGGGGAAATGGCGGCATTAGGTGAGATTCCCTTTCGGCGTTATTATGGGACTGTGGATGCTACTCCTTTATTTGTGATCCTGGCTGCTCATTATTACTGGCGGACAGGAGATCTGGAGTTCCTGGAAAAAATCTGGACGAATATCAAACGCGCCATCGCATGGATCGACAGCTATGGAGACCCTGATCGCGATGGCTTTCTTGAGTACATGAGACAGAATGAACATGGATTAAAACAACAGGGCTGGAAAGACTCGGATGATTCCGTCTTTCATGCTGATGGAAAAAACGCAGAAGGCGCCATTGCACTCAGCGAAGTTCAGGGGTATGTGTATGCGGCAAAAAACAGGGCCGCTGACCTGGCAGAAATCTTTGGAGAAAAAGAATGGGCCAGCCAACTGCGGGCTGAAGCAATTGATCTGAAGAGAAAATTTAATGAACGGTTCTGGGTCGATACGATTGGGACCTTTGCGATTGCCCTGGATGGAGATAAAAATCCCTGTGCCGTTAGAAATTCCAACGCCGGACATCTCCTTTATACCGGGATTGTGGAAGAACAGTATGTCAAGCGAGTCGCGGAAACTCTGATGGATGAGGATACCTTCAATGGCTGGGGTATTCGCACCATTTCGCGCGGGGAATTGAGATATAATCCGATGTCCTATCATAACGGGTCAATCTGGCCTCATGATACCGCCCTGTGTGGGGCAGGTCTGTCACGTTATGGATATCAGACAGAGTGTACCCGTCTGCTGGCAGGGATGTTTGATGTCTCCTGCTTTCTGGAATGGCATCGCTTGCCGGAACTCTTTTGCGGTTTTGACCGAATAAGCGGTCATGCACCGACCTTGTATCCGGTGGCCTGTGCTCCCCAGGCCTGGGCCGCTGGTTCTGTTTTCATGCTGCTGCAATCCTGTCTGGGGCTCAAGTTCTATTCCCATCTGTCAGAAATCCGCTTTGAAAATCCCATGCTGCCGCCTGCCATTCAGTGGATCTCAATCAAAAATTTACGCATGGGGGAGGCAACCATCGACTGCACATTGCGTCGGCACCCTCGAGATGTGGGAATGAATGTGGATCGTAAAGAGGGCAATGTGAAAATTGTCCTGGTCTCCTGA